One region of Metallosphaera sedula DSM 5348 genomic DNA includes:
- a CDS encoding thiolase family protein, whose translation MILGFGSTVQKTYPGTTFELLSSTLDKALEMAHLDRGKIDGLIATFLPGTFDGNLALHFYTGQLAQYLGIRPRFLDYVDFGGASALAMLYRAEKAISAGDADNVVIIVGGKASPVRERKVTADSVDRAYQGIRLTPFDEVFRVYDDLNPVTDYALVATRHSHLFGTTDEQRASIAVKQRFNAQGNPKAMYKDPLRLEDVLSSRMVSTPLRLLEIVYPVDGFHVFVVGKSGGKSDLRPLSVKYFGEAHWPEMPPELPDIVSTPAVESSKGARPLLEKMDCFELYDSFTITVLLQIEDIGLAEKGKGGRFAQDVNFTYQGEIPINTGGGSLNVGQPAYMSGGVILEEALIQLNAMGEGRQVKGVDMVLVNGIGGWNRAHSTTLVLGE comes from the coding sequence ATGATCTTAGGTTTCGGAAGTACGGTACAGAAAACCTACCCGGGCACCACCTTTGAGCTTCTCTCATCCACACTTGATAAGGCCCTCGAGATGGCCCACCTAGACAGAGGTAAGATAGACGGGCTAATTGCGACCTTCCTCCCAGGTACCTTTGACGGTAACTTGGCCCTGCATTTCTACACGGGACAGCTGGCCCAATACCTTGGAATAAGACCTAGGTTCCTAGATTACGTGGACTTTGGGGGAGCCTCTGCCCTAGCCATGCTCTATAGGGCAGAGAAGGCGATTTCTGCAGGTGACGCCGATAACGTTGTCATAATCGTGGGCGGGAAGGCGTCTCCCGTGAGGGAGAGGAAAGTGACTGCAGATTCGGTGGACAGGGCATATCAAGGTATAAGGCTCACTCCCTTCGACGAGGTGTTCAGGGTTTACGACGACCTGAACCCTGTCACGGACTACGCACTTGTGGCGACGAGGCACTCGCACCTCTTCGGGACCACGGACGAGCAGAGGGCGTCCATAGCCGTGAAACAGAGGTTTAATGCCCAGGGAAATCCCAAGGCTATGTACAAGGACCCCCTCAGATTAGAGGACGTGCTCTCCTCTAGGATGGTTAGTACTCCCCTTAGGTTGCTGGAGATCGTGTATCCAGTTGACGGCTTCCACGTGTTCGTCGTGGGGAAGTCAGGAGGTAAGTCAGACCTAAGACCCTTGTCCGTGAAGTACTTCGGGGAGGCCCACTGGCCGGAGATGCCTCCTGAGCTACCGGATATAGTGTCAACGCCCGCAGTCGAGAGTTCCAAGGGGGCCAGGCCACTCCTTGAGAAGATGGACTGCTTTGAACTTTATGACTCCTTCACCATCACGGTCCTCCTTCAGATAGAGGACATAGGTCTCGCCGAGAAGGGAAAGGGAGGTAGGTTCGCCCAAGATGTCAACTTCACCTATCAAGGGGAGATCCCCATTAACACGGGAGGCGGATCGCTCAACGTGGGTCAACCAGCCTACATGAGCGGTGGGGTGATCCTGGAGGAGGCGCTCATCCAGTTAAATGCCATGGGAGAGGGGAGACAGGTCAAGGGGGTAGACATGGTCCTGGTTAACGGGATAGGTGGATGGAACAGGGCTCACTCGACTACCCTAGTTCTAGGTGAGTGA
- a CDS encoding Zn-ribbon domain-containing OB-fold protein yields the protein MESFKEGKIPYLHCLDCGYNFFYPRDRCPRCHGGKLESRLSSGRGVIFSYTEFQGGIYAIVEMEEGFRLYANVREKVRIGDRVVAVPGKGRPEFVKG from the coding sequence ATGGAGAGCTTCAAGGAAGGCAAGATCCCATACCTTCACTGCCTCGACTGCGGGTATAACTTCTTTTATCCCAGGGATAGATGCCCTAGATGTCACGGGGGCAAACTGGAGTCCAGACTTAGCTCGGGGAGGGGAGTGATCTTCTCCTACACGGAATTCCAGGGAGGAATTTACGCCATAGTTGAGATGGAAGAAGGATTTAGGCTATACGCTAACGTTAGGGAGAAGGTGAGGATAGGCGATAGGGTTGTAGCTGTTCCGGGAAAGGGGAGGCCGGAGTTCGTCAAGGGATGA
- a CDS encoding ArsR/SmtB family transcription factor yields the protein MDNRPLILELESFFSALSDGTRLEITLYLRDHEATVQEIANALGKSQSLISHHLSCLRNCGVVNVEKRGKYSVYSLNGEAVRKIIDEAIGHVSRHSKSILSCEIVREEKGELTQTR from the coding sequence ATGGATAATAGACCGCTAATACTTGAACTTGAATCCTTCTTTTCAGCGCTATCTGATGGAACGAGACTGGAGATAACCCTATACCTGAGGGATCACGAGGCAACTGTGCAGGAAATAGCTAACGCGCTTGGGAAGTCCCAATCGTTAATATCTCATCATCTCTCATGTCTCAGGAACTGCGGAGTTGTGAACGTTGAGAAGAGGGGGAAATACTCGGTCTATTCCCTTAACGGCGAGGCCGTGAGGAAGATAATAGATGAAGCAATAGGTCATGTTAGTAGGCATAGTAAATCGATTCTTTCCTGCGAGATAGTGAGGGAGGAAAAGGGAGAACTCACTCAGACCCGTTGA
- a CDS encoding nucleoside hydrolase, protein MRHFIIDCDTAEDDIFSLFLLLHKGMKVHGITVVEGNVSFPVEVRNALWASDFARRYFKVDLKVYPGMERPLIKGFRTVENVHGKGGIGDSALETNAKPEPKHAVDFILETADRYPGELEFLAISPLTNLAMAYLKDKSLPEKIGKVWVMGGTINGHGNITPAAEYNIWVDPDAAKLVFNAGFDITMVAWDLITQYTVNEEWEEIKRMNTEMSQLYINFYTHYRNFAMTRQKMRGNPHPDLITTAVALDQSVATRVERQFVDVENCDCLTRGATVIDYLGVLGKEPNVNVVYEIDRGKFIAMLLDLLGGQRV, encoded by the coding sequence ATGAGACATTTCATCATTGATTGCGACACGGCCGAGGATGATATATTTAGTCTATTCCTTCTCCTGCACAAGGGAATGAAGGTACACGGTATCACCGTGGTCGAGGGCAACGTCTCATTCCCTGTGGAGGTGAGGAATGCGCTATGGGCCTCTGATTTTGCCCGTAGATATTTCAAGGTGGACTTGAAGGTATACCCAGGGATGGAGAGACCCCTAATCAAGGGGTTCAGGACAGTCGAGAACGTTCATGGAAAGGGGGGTATTGGTGACTCTGCCCTGGAGACCAACGCCAAACCTGAGCCCAAGCACGCCGTCGACTTCATCCTGGAGACCGCGGATCGCTATCCGGGAGAGCTCGAGTTCCTAGCGATCTCTCCGCTCACGAACCTAGCCATGGCGTACCTCAAGGACAAAAGTCTCCCTGAAAAAATAGGTAAGGTCTGGGTCATGGGTGGTACCATCAACGGTCACGGCAACATAACGCCCGCCGCAGAGTACAATATCTGGGTTGATCCCGACGCCGCGAAGCTAGTGTTTAACGCTGGATTCGACATTACCATGGTTGCGTGGGACCTCATAACACAGTACACCGTGAATGAGGAGTGGGAGGAGATTAAGAGGATGAACACCGAGATGAGTCAGCTCTACATCAACTTCTATACCCACTACAGGAACTTCGCCATGACCAGGCAGAAGATGAGGGGGAACCCACACCCCGACCTCATCACAACTGCTGTTGCGTTGGATCAGAGTGTGGCGACCCGCGTGGAGAGGCAGTTCGTCGACGTGGAGAACTGCGATTGCCTTACCAGGGGTGCCACGGTGATTGACTATCTAGGAGTCCTGGGCAAGGAGCCCAACGTGAACGTGGTCTACGAAATAGATAGGGGCAAGTTCATTGCCATGCTCCTAGATCTTCTGGGAGGTCAACGGGTCTGA
- a CDS encoding undecaprenyl-diphosphate phosphatase: MNYVLVGIVLGLVQGISEWLPISSKTQVLIASTFLLGLPFSLAYAFGLFMEIGTIFAAVIYFRREIVRLVKALVGRGTSQDVKLLKFVVVITLITGMIGVPLYLFVINLVTSAVVGIPMTVLGVILVLDGIVIYLTRKRYVPRRGLNELTWRDMVIVGIAQGLAALPGVSRSGMTTSAMILLGVKPEEAFRLSFLSLIPAALGAIGVTVIFSKAEVVQAVHLINVTGLAVSMIVATGISLVLIDALLKFARSGRVLILVFSLGVLAIISGILSSIFGG, encoded by the coding sequence ATGAACTACGTCTTAGTTGGTATAGTTCTCGGTCTAGTTCAAGGAATCAGTGAGTGGTTGCCCATTAGCAGTAAAACCCAGGTCTTGATAGCCTCAACCTTTCTCCTGGGCTTACCCTTCTCCCTGGCATACGCCTTCGGCCTCTTCATGGAGATTGGAACCATTTTCGCTGCGGTGATATACTTCAGGCGAGAGATAGTTAGGCTGGTGAAGGCCCTGGTGGGTAGGGGAACATCGCAGGACGTCAAGTTGCTCAAGTTCGTCGTAGTCATTACGCTGATAACGGGGATGATCGGTGTTCCGCTCTACCTTTTCGTGATAAACTTGGTCACGTCTGCGGTCGTGGGAATTCCCATGACTGTCCTTGGGGTAATCCTAGTCTTGGATGGGATAGTGATCTACTTAACAAGGAAGAGATATGTTCCCAGAAGAGGGTTGAATGAACTCACGTGGAGAGACATGGTGATCGTGGGGATAGCTCAGGGGTTGGCAGCGCTCCCGGGAGTTAGCAGATCTGGGATGACCACCTCAGCCATGATCCTCCTAGGGGTAAAACCAGAGGAAGCGTTCAGGCTCTCCTTCCTTTCCTTGATTCCGGCTGCGCTCGGAGCAATAGGTGTCACCGTGATATTTAGTAAGGCTGAGGTAGTGCAAGCCGTCCACCTCATAAATGTGACAGGACTTGCCGTATCCATGATAGTTGCCACGGGAATTAGCTTGGTTCTCATTGACGCGCTCCTCAAGTTCGCGAGATCAGGTAGAGTCCTCATCCTGGTATTTAGCCTAGGAGTGCTCGCGATCATTAGTGGGATACTTAGCTCGATCTTTGGAGGTTAA
- a CDS encoding alkaline phosphatase family protein, whose amino-acid sequence MKALTWIGIVLTLLSALSFLSIVSSGATQATATPIKHVIFIELENHAFDSIYGTYPFGYPVIVNNITMSVMRPVNYIYNLSLLNTLSQSHGNVTWISVPAGKGYLHPYYANSTVLVNPKEGYTNYHEDWNWGQMNGFVNGSGPQSLAYVSYEQVPLLWDYAEEYVLFDNYFSPTLSVTVPNRIAYITGFPTQVESDAPQFGLIPLNESILYQLTENNVSWGWYEYGYSKDFQILSPDLYLGYNNTAPLPVSLLKGANQWNSHYHDLSDFLAEARNGSLPSVSYVMFTGPMGYDDHVPGYDMHPPYNTTLAMLMLSTVINAVMTGPDWNSTVIFITFDEGGGYYDPVPPPIVNGFGLANTPTISKILPGYFTLGQRIPLLMVSPYSKEGFVDNYTASGYSILAFIDYNWHLPYLNPIVKEFGPESILYGLNFTAPRPPLVLTPENWSYPVPLQYPIHYGYVATINNNYSIYNAIYHDKQMGNYTPPQYFLEGNVVQGGVQEATGSSAGFPTLLLWIPVLLIIIAVGVLLERRK is encoded by the coding sequence ATGAAGGCTCTAACTTGGATCGGAATAGTTCTCACGCTTCTCTCGGCTCTCTCTTTTCTTTCAATCGTGAGCTCTGGAGCGACTCAAGCCACAGCCACACCAATAAAACATGTCATATTCATAGAACTTGAGAACCACGCTTTCGACAGCATTTACGGCACTTATCCCTTTGGATACCCCGTGATCGTGAACAATATCACCATGTCAGTCATGAGGCCCGTGAATTACATTTACAACTTATCCCTCCTAAACACCCTGTCTCAGTCCCACGGAAACGTAACCTGGATCTCAGTTCCCGCCGGAAAGGGCTACCTTCACCCCTATTACGCCAATTCAACCGTCCTAGTAAATCCCAAGGAAGGTTACACCAACTATCATGAGGACTGGAATTGGGGGCAAATGAACGGCTTCGTGAACGGATCTGGCCCTCAGTCACTGGCTTACGTCTCATATGAACAGGTACCGCTCCTCTGGGATTACGCCGAGGAATACGTACTCTTTGATAACTACTTCTCTCCCACCCTATCCGTGACTGTACCCAACAGGATTGCATACATTACAGGTTTTCCCACTCAGGTTGAGAGCGACGCCCCTCAATTTGGGTTAATACCTCTTAACGAGTCTATCCTTTACCAGCTCACGGAGAACAATGTAAGTTGGGGCTGGTACGAATACGGTTACTCCAAGGACTTTCAGATACTATCCCCTGATCTTTACCTTGGATACAACAACACGGCACCCCTGCCCGTTAGCCTCTTGAAGGGAGCGAATCAGTGGAACTCGCACTATCACGACCTTTCAGACTTTCTGGCTGAGGCTAGAAACGGGTCTCTTCCATCAGTCTCATACGTCATGTTCACGGGTCCCATGGGGTATGACGATCACGTGCCCGGTTACGATATGCATCCTCCCTACAATACCACACTCGCTATGCTCATGCTCTCCACAGTGATCAACGCCGTGATGACGGGGCCAGACTGGAACTCCACTGTGATTTTCATCACCTTCGACGAAGGCGGAGGATACTACGATCCAGTCCCTCCACCAATAGTTAATGGGTTCGGTCTCGCCAATACTCCAACAATATCCAAGATATTACCGGGTTACTTCACCCTAGGGCAGAGGATCCCGCTCCTTATGGTTTCGCCCTACTCCAAGGAGGGATTCGTGGACAACTACACCGCTTCGGGCTACTCAATCCTTGCCTTCATTGACTACAACTGGCATCTTCCCTACCTGAACCCCATAGTGAAGGAGTTCGGACCAGAGTCAATCCTTTACGGGCTTAACTTCACTGCTCCAAGGCCTCCCCTGGTCCTGACCCCTGAGAACTGGAGTTATCCGGTTCCCCTACAGTATCCAATTCACTACGGCTACGTGGCAACCATTAACAATAACTACAGCATCTACAACGCGATCTACCACGATAAGCAGATGGGCAACTACACGCCCCCGCAGTACTTCCTTGAGGGCAACGTGGTGCAAGGCGGGGTTCAGGAAGCCACGGGCTCCTCGGCTGGTTTCCCAACCCTCCTCCTGTGGATTCCAGTCCTCCTCATCATCATAGCCGTGGGAGTCCTCCTGGAGAGGCGTAAGTGA
- the fabG gene encoding 3-oxoacyl-ACP reductase FabG: MGVQHENSLALVTGAGSGIGLAIARKLGEKGFKVAIGDLKNYEESAENLRKLGLHVVGLPLDVTNWDSCSEFVEASMAHFKTDHVDVLVNNAGIIRDSLFVKMSREDWDAVIKVHLYGAFNMTKQVVESMISKGHGRIINMSSLSWTGNVGQANYSAAKAGLVGFTKTLSKELGRYNITVNAIAPGFIDTPMTRTVPDKIREKFMERLSIKRIGEPEDVANLVAFLASDEASYITGELIGVTGGLTF, from the coding sequence ATGGGAGTTCAACACGAGAATAGCCTCGCCCTGGTAACTGGAGCGGGGAGCGGAATAGGTTTGGCCATAGCACGTAAACTCGGGGAGAAGGGATTTAAGGTGGCCATAGGGGATCTCAAGAATTATGAGGAGAGTGCCGAGAACCTGAGAAAGCTTGGTCTCCACGTGGTGGGTCTACCACTGGACGTAACTAACTGGGACTCATGCAGTGAGTTCGTCGAGGCCTCCATGGCCCACTTTAAGACGGATCACGTTGACGTCCTGGTTAACAACGCTGGCATTATCCGTGACTCACTCTTCGTAAAGATGTCGAGGGAGGATTGGGACGCCGTTATCAAGGTTCACCTCTACGGGGCCTTTAACATGACCAAGCAGGTGGTTGAATCCATGATCTCCAAGGGACACGGTAGAATCATAAATATGTCGTCCCTGAGCTGGACCGGAAACGTGGGCCAGGCTAACTACTCTGCGGCGAAGGCTGGCCTCGTTGGTTTCACCAAGACCCTCTCCAAGGAACTTGGAAGATACAACATCACGGTTAACGCCATTGCCCCAGGTTTCATTGATACCCCCATGACCAGGACTGTCCCAGACAAGATAAGGGAGAAGTTCATGGAAAGGCTCTCCATCAAGAGGATAGGCGAGCCAGAGGACGTGGCCAACCTAGTGGCGTTCCTGGCCAGTGATGAGGCCTCCTACATTACGGGAGAGTTAATTGGAGTTACGGGAGGACTCACCTTCTAG